Proteins from one bacterium genomic window:
- a CDS encoding DUF1697 domain-containing protein, producing the protein MTTTYISILRGINVSGQKKILMADLKTLYETLKFTDVTTYIQSGNVVFRADKKTAGAEPARKIEQAISKKYTFDVPVIVRTVDEMKKAVASNPFVKDKKIDVDKLHVTFLSDVPEEINLENIKKIEFPPDRFVIIDKEIFLHCPKSYGETKLSNKFFESKLKVTATTRNWKTVHTLADMAGKI; encoded by the coding sequence ATGACGACCACCTACATCTCCATTCTCAGAGGCATCAATGTCAGCGGGCAGAAGAAAATTCTGATGGCCGATCTGAAAACGCTGTACGAAACACTCAAATTCACAGACGTAACTACGTACATCCAAAGCGGGAATGTAGTTTTCCGGGCTGATAAAAAAACAGCCGGCGCTGAACCGGCCAGGAAAATCGAACAAGCGATATCTAAGAAATATACATTCGACGTTCCGGTCATTGTTAGAACGGTCGATGAAATGAAGAAAGCGGTTGCATCCAACCCGTTTGTAAAAGATAAAAAGATCGACGTCGACAAACTGCATGTGACCTTTTTATCCGACGTCCCTGAGGAAATAAATCTGGAAAACATAAAAAAAATCGAATTTCCACCTGATCGGTTCGTTATTATCGATAAAGAAATTTTTTTACATTGTCCAAAGTCGTATGGTGAAACCAAATTGTCGAATAAGTTTTTTGAAAGTAAGCTCAAAGTTACGGCTACGACACGGAATTGGAAAACGGTACATACATTAGCTGATATGGCAGGGAAGATTTAA
- a CDS encoding glyoxalase/bleomycin resistance/extradiol dioxygenase family protein, producing MTTEFLNISPVLPSADIARDVDWYEKKTGFEVYFANAMYAVMHRSDIWIHLQRHADTASDPLLGGSVIRIFVKNLRPLFEEFVRRGTVTTEAFKSGTAWNTNEFGFFDLNKNAIFIAEDLVK from the coding sequence ATGACCACTGAATTCCTGAACATTTCTCCCGTTCTGCCCTCCGCCGATATTGCAAGAGACGTTGACTGGTATGAGAAAAAAACGGGCTTTGAAGTGTATTTTGCAAACGCTATGTATGCCGTGATGCATCGTTCCGATATTTGGATACATTTGCAGCGGCATGCGGATACGGCAAGCGATCCCCTGCTGGGCGGATCGGTCATTCGAATTTTTGTTAAGAACCTGCGGCCGCTTTTTGAGGAATTTGTTCGCCGCGGTACCGTTACTACAGAAGCTTTTAAATCAGGAACCGCATGGAACACCAACGAGTTTGGCTTTTTTGATCTGAATAAGAACGCGATCTTTATCGCAGAAGATTTGGTTAAATGA